Part of the Falco cherrug isolate bFalChe1 chromosome 1, bFalChe1.pri, whole genome shotgun sequence genome, GCTGTGACCCCAGACTGTGGGGTTCAGCCCTGTGGTCCCCACCACCCCTTcgcaggcagggcagggtccTCACTCAACTGACCGGACTGGATAGGGGGGACCCTGGTCACCGCTGCTGGACATGCCCCAGGGCACCCATTCGACCAGTGAGGTGGAGCCACCTCATGAGTGAATCcacaccagtgctgctgtgccctgacAGCACCTGCAAATGGGTACACAATAAGGTGCTGGTCCTAGGCCTGCAGGGCCCTCCCCCAAACCTGCCCCCTACCTACCTCCGGGGCAGAGTTGCTCCCTCCTGGTGCTGCCTTGCCTTCCCTAGAGCATCcctctgtgctgccctgccagccccccggCACggggcagagcctgcctgcagcGGATCGGCTGCCTCCCACTCCAGCagcctcttctcctcctctggccTGGGCGGAAATGCACTTTCTAGAAAGtaaaggaggcagcagaggagcaggacCAGGCGTGCAGCCCTCCCACTGCCAGATGTGAGCCCAGCAGCGCGGGCGGCTGGCGTTAACCATGTGTGCTCCCAGCGCCTACCAGCACCGGGCCTGCAGCCATGACCAGCGCTGGCCCAAGGTCAGGGAATGGCAGCAGCACATGCCAGGGGCTTCGCTGGGACCTTTCGCAGACAGCCAGACACACACACGTGTCCCACAGCGCTGGGCAGGACCTGGCCCCACTCCCTGCACCCCAAGTGCTGGGGGGACACGGGGCCCGTCCCAGTTAACGCTGGTGTGTCAGGAGCCGCGGGCTGGGGCCTGCCTGCACCGGGGGCTGCACCCGGGGACATGCCCACCCGAGGCTGGGCCGCAGGAGACACCACTCCGCAGAGCCGGCTCAGCCCGCGCCCTGCGGCCCCCCCGCCCATCGCTGGGTTCCAACAGCACGTgtgcggggggccggggccggtcGGGGCTGACCGGTCCTTTGTCGCCGTGCCCGGCCCGGTTCGGGCACGAAGCAGGCCGCGGGGTggactgcagctcccagcagcccccgcGGCGCAGCGCGGCACTGACGCGCGAGGGCTGATGGGAGTTGTCGTTCCGCTGCGGCCGCAGTGATTTGGCCGCTGCCGGCCGCCGTGGCGGCgcgcgggggctgccgggagCCGTAGGCGGTGGCTgtgcggggggcgggcggctaCGCTCGGGCGGCGCCGCGGTGAGTGGGGAcaccggggtggggggcgcGAACCGCGCTGCGGGGCCTCGGGGCCGGgcctgtggggagggggccCGCCGGGCTGGGGCGGGAGCACCGCGGGCACAGAGCACTCTGCTCGGGGGGAACACCGGAGGCGCCGAGGCTGTGCCCCGCGGCAGAGGGTCCAGGGGGCGCGGAGGCCCTTAAGGCCCCGCTCAGGCCGGGCGGGGCATCGGCTTCCCGGCAGCTCGCTCCGAGTAGGGGGTTCGGGGGTCCCCGTGCCCGGAGGGCCCGAGGGTCCCCGTGTCCGTGCCGGCTGGGGGCGTCCCCGTGGCCATGCCCGGGGGGAGAGGGCCACGTAGCTGTGCTCAGGGCAGGTGCTGGCGTCCCTACAGCCACAGTGGGGACCAGTGCACTGAGCGGGGTCCCCAGGGCCCTGCCGAGGGCGGTGCTCCGGGATCGTAGCAGAACGGAGGAGcactgccccccctcccctgcaggGTTTTTACCCCGCTGTGGCGGCGCCCCGGGGCGAGCAGCCGTCCCTCGTGGGCTCCTCTGTGTCCCGGCCGTGGCCAGGAGCACACCCGCCTGCCCGGGCTCGGCCTCCCATGCTCAATGCAGCCTCTGTTCACCCCTCTGGCTGCTGAAAGGCACATTGAGAGCCCCGTGTCATGGCTGCTTGTGGGGAGCACGGCCCGTGCCCAGCGCCAGGCCCGGggccccaccacagccggtGACAggcctgggctggcagctgggcacCCCTCTGCCttgccccaggctgggggtcCTTGCCCTGTGCTGCATGGCACGGGGTGATGGGGCAGCTTCCAGTGCCTGGGGGCTGCTCgctccctgcacagcctggtATAGTCCATCTGCAGGAGCCCAGGGAGCTGCCACatcccctgtgctgcagggagaggcaCTGCTCTGGCACCTTGGCCCTGTGGGTGGGCACAGCACAGGGTGGGCTGAGGGTACCCACATATGAGTCATGCCCAGAGGAGACACCATGACAGTGGGCAGACCTGGTAGAGGCTACTGCAGCTTCAAGGCTCGGCAAGTTCTGGTGTTTGTCCCTTGAACCCAGGTGCTGCACTTCCTGCTCAAGCATTGGCATCCTGCTCGGGCGGAGCTGCCACGTGTCTCCTGGTGTCTCTGTGGGGCCTGGGGACATGCCtactgctcagcagcagggctggttcctgggggctgtgggagctgggacaggccggCTAGCCACTCCATAGACACCAAGGGTTGTtcttgctgctggaggggaaCTCCctcctggggctgtgcaggaacGCTGCTCAGCAGGACACCCAAGTACAGGTCCTGGGGACTCGCCCAGGGTTACTATGGACCCTGGGGCAGGTAGAGGTGCTGAGCAGGTCATGCATGCCTGCCAACACTTTGGGGCTTGTGGCTTGTTCTGGTctgggagggcagagcagggttgaggtgggaaggggctgaGAGTGCcctcagcagcaaagcagcccccttccctgcttgaggcagcagcaccttctcctgctgcaggagagggggTGAGGTCCCTCACCTCTCCCTTGTGGCcatgccctgcagccccctgagctCAGTGCAGCACCAGGCTCCAGCTCCCTGACCTGcttcctcccttttttccaCCAGGTTCTCCTTGCCCCAAGTCTGATGCCCATCCCGCCCTGCCATGAGTCTATGAGCCCCCTCCGGATCAGCGTGGGTGGTCTACCTGTCCTCGCGTCCATGACCAAGGGTGCTGATCCCCGCTTTCGACTGCGCTGGAAGGCCATCGTGCTGTCATCAGCTTGTGTGGGgattgtgctgctgctcttctgcctgcacCGGTCCTCACCAGCGCGGCATGGTCCACCCAATCCTCACAActggcagctcagcctgcaCACAGGGGACCGCTACAATGACACCTACCCGCTGTCCCCACCCCAGAGAAACTCCGAGGGTGTGCGCTACCGCATCGGAGTCATTGCGGACCTGGACATGCAGTCCCGGGGCTCTGAGGAGCACACCTGGTTCAGTTACCTGAAGAAGGGCTACCTGGTGCTGTCAGACAGTGGGGACAGCGTGACAGTGGAGTGGGACAAAGACGAGAGCGTGCTGCAGTCCCACCTGGCTGAGAAGGGCAGGGGCATGGAGCTCTCAGAGCTGGTCGTCTTCAATGGGAAGCTGTACGCTGTGGATGACCGGACAGGAGTGGTCTACCAGATTGAAGGCAACAAGGTGGTGCCCTGGGTGATCCTCCCAGATGGGGATGGCACAGTAGGGAAAGGTGAGCTCCACCAGTCTGCCCTGCAGATGCAGAGCAGTGAAGCCCTTGGCTCTTTGTGGCTCGCTGGGGTGGGGTGCACCATTTCTGTGACTCCGTAAGCCTGGGTGGGACAGGGGCAATCCTGCCCAGGGACTTGGGAGGCTGTGCCCAGGATCTGGGTGTCTGGTGTGGTGTTCAGGGGAGTGTGGCCAGTCTGATGTTTGTGCTGGCTGAGCCCTGGCTCATGCCATTCTCTCCACTGCAGGCTTCAAGGCAGAGTGGCTGGCAGTGAAGGATGAGCACCTCTACGTGGGGGGACTGGGCAAGGAATGGACCACAACAACGGGGGAGGTGGTGAACGAGAACCCCGAGTGGGTGAAGGTCATCGGCTACAAGGGCGACGTGGGCCATGAGAACTGGGTGGTGAACTACAACGCACTGAGGGCTGCGGCAGGGATCCGACCCCCAGGTACTGAGTGAGGCTCCCTTCTGCCACCTTGTGTCCCACACCCTCAGCAGGCCCCAGGGCTGAGGTCTCCCTCCCCATAGATACTGGGACTGGAGTGAGACTTAAAGGATGCTGGAGGCCAGAGACCTCCTCCTGTCCTGGCAGAGAGGCCAGAGCTGACCCTGGCCAGTTTTCTCCTGTCTGCCACAAGCAGTGGGAGGTTCACTTAGCtggtgctgtgcctggcagccaGGCCCCCTGGGCAGAGGAGGCTGTGCCAgggtgcccctgcccagctccgggagggactgggggggctgctgcatgggcagtggggcaggagaaggcagaaacATTTACAGCAGTTGCCTCTGGGGGCTGCAACCTCCCCAGCTGTGGTGTCCTTTGAAGTGGGGAGCAGACCCACCCCAGCCTGGTGGGTGCTCTCTGCCTCATGCCGTCAGACACCACTCCTTGCCGCAGGTTACCTGATCCACGAGTCGGTCTCCTGGAGTGACACCCTGCAGCGCTGGTTCTTCCTGCCGCGCCGTGCCAGCCATGAGCGATACAATGAGAAGGCAGATGAGCGGCGAGGCACCAACCTGCTGCTGAGCTCTACTCAGGACTTTGGGGATGTGACAGTGGGACGTGTGGGTGAGGTAGTCCCTACCCACGGCTTCTCTTCCTTCAAGTTCATCCCGGACACAGACGACCAGATCATTGTGGCGCTGAAATCGGAAGAGGACAACGGCAAGATTGCTAGCTACATCATGGCCTTCACACTGGACGGGCGCTTCCTTCTGCCTGAGACCAGGATTGGCAGTGTGAAATACGAGGGCATTGAGTTTATTTAACCGACTTTTCAACTGGACTGGAGGGGCaagggaggctgaggggcgCTGGGGCAGGCCCTGCTAGCATGCTCCAAGCCAGGCACATGCCCCAGGCTTGCCCGAGGGATGCTGGGCAGCACTCCCAGCTCTGTAGTTGGCCTTGGCATCTCTGGTAAAGCAttggctctgctgcaggaggtgtGGTGTGGGTGTTTTGGCAGTGGCACCTGGTGGCAAGGGACTGCCACCACAGGGTGCTGTGAGCCCCAGTCCAGGAAACAGACAGTGGTCCAGATGTGCCAGTTCCCTGCGCAGGCCCTGAGCTGCAGCCATTAGCACCCAGCCCCTAACTGCGACAGAAACCCTTTGCGGTGAGTCGGTGGCTGTGTTGACATCTGGGCTCTGGGTTTGCAGCTGAGGAGGAGCCtgagccccagctctgctgctctgcctggtgtCCTGCTGTGCTGCGGTGCTCCCCCAATGGAGGAGGGGGTGACCAGCTGGAGCACTGGGCCTGTCCCAGTACCTGGAGGAGCAGGTCTGAGCCAGGCGCTGGGGTCTAGCCATGCTGGCAATGTGTCCTGGGGCCACCCTGCAGGAGAACCTCCAATCTGTGTCCCCAGCACCTGACTGGGAATATACTGGAGACATGAGGACAAGCATCCCTATAGGGAGGAGCATCCTTGAGGGTGCAATTGACCAGATCCTGCCCCATTCCTAACCCTCCTGGGGTCAGAGTGGCTAGCTGGGGATAGGGGCATGGCATGGTgtcccagccagggcaggcaaGGGCCATCTATGGTGTCATAGCTGCGGGGGATTTCATCAGACTTTTTCCCAGAAGgtcattttccttccctttttacTGTAAGCTGGGTGAGGTGATGGCTGCGGTgatgggcagccctgggcactTTTCTGGGGAAGGTCCCACGTGGGAGGGGGACGGTGGTGGTGTCCCTCTGGCCCGGTCACTGAGGGGGATGCAGCTGTTCCTGCATCACCAGTagcaccagggctggggcttTTAGCGGTCTCAagtagcagcagctggggctgctgctggcactgctgtaCCGGTATGGTGGCTCtgcccatggggctgggggaagcaaGCGTGGTCCCAGGTGACTGGTGGGTCCAACAGCCATAGCCAGTTGTAATGTGGGCACATCCCTGTGCGTGGCCCTGTGCCATTCCCAGCCCGCACCCCAAAGGAGGTACGTGGTTTTGCTGGCTTGGGCCCCAGAGGTGCCTCTAGACCCAAAGCTGTCAGCTCCAGGAAGATGCAGGACCTGGACAGAAGCCACCAGGAGCTGTCAGAAAAGATAGCCATGCCTGCTCCAAGGGCTTCCATGTTTGGTATAGGAGGGAGAGCCAGAAGCACCAGCTTAGCTTCCTGgggcctgcagcagctgggaagcattcacagcagccccaggcttTGCTGGCCAGGGAGCCCTTCCCAAGCTTGCCAGCAGTGTTGTGAAATCATGGCAGCAGCCTGTGGCCCCTCAGGAGGAACTTGCACAGTTCTTGGGAGCCGAAAGTGTGAAACATGGGCATCTGCTGGCCCCCGGggcctccttcccaccccactaACCACAAGAATGCAGCTCCTGGCCTGGCCTGTGCTCCCCTGCCTCAGCCCCTGCCCTAGTTGGCAGGGCAGCAGTTCTTCACACCAGTGAGGTGCTGGGGCTCATGGTTGGCTCTGTGTTGCCCCCCAATTTGGCAGCAAAGAGCTgtgggcacagggcagctggcaAGGAACGAGGTGACTGCGGTGCCAGGACCTTCCACTACCCTGGCTGTGGGAGTGGgacctccctccccaccagaGCAAGGCTGTGGTCAGGACCCCTGGGGATGGGCCCAGTGCAATGCCGGGGCAACCTCGCAGCAGTTGGTGCCTGTGAGGATGCCACCAGTGGAGCCACTGTCAGAGGGACCCAGCAGGCACAGCTCCATAAGCAGCTGCCTTGTAGCTCTGGGCACAAGACACAGCTGACACCAACATGAGTTTGGGCTGTC contains:
- the CANT1 gene encoding soluble calcium-activated nucleotidase 1 — encoded protein: MPIPPCHESMSPLRISVGGLPVLASMTKGADPRFRLRWKAIVLSSACVGIVLLLFCLHRSSPARHGPPNPHNWQLSLHTGDRYNDTYPLSPPQRNSEGVRYRIGVIADLDMQSRGSEEHTWFSYLKKGYLVLSDSGDSVTVEWDKDESVLQSHLAEKGRGMELSELVVFNGKLYAVDDRTGVVYQIEGNKVVPWVILPDGDGTVGKGFKAEWLAVKDEHLYVGGLGKEWTTTTGEVVNENPEWVKVIGYKGDVGHENWVVNYNALRAAAGIRPPGYLIHESVSWSDTLQRWFFLPRRASHERYNEKADERRGTNLLLSSTQDFGDVTVGRVGEVVPTHGFSSFKFIPDTDDQIIVALKSEEDNGKIASYIMAFTLDGRFLLPETRIGSVKYEGIEFI